In Primulina eburnea isolate SZY01 chromosome 14, ASM2296580v1, whole genome shotgun sequence, the following proteins share a genomic window:
- the LOC140812956 gene encoding porphobilinogen deaminase, chloroplastic-like, which produces MEAAIATVNEAHFCKKLRNPVTFASVSVLGSSLPHFKSPALTPRCRIFVTKASVAVEEKIRTKAAVIRIGTRGSPLALAQAYETRDKLIKSHPELAEDRAIQIVIIKTTGDKILSQPLADIGGKGLFTKEIDEALLNSEIDIAVHSMKDVPTYLPEKTVLPCNLPREDVRDAFICLTAASLAELPVSSIVGTASLRRKSQLLNRYPSLKVQENFRGNVQTRLKKLNEGVVQATLLALAGLKRLNMTENVTCVLSIEDMLPAVAQGAIGIACRSDDEKMATYLASLNHEDTRLAISCERAFLEKLEGSCRTPIAGYANRDEDGNCIFKALVASPDGTRVLETSRKGPYSFGDMINMGVDAGEELLSRAGHGFFDH; this is translated from the exons ATGGAGGCCGCAATAGCCACTGTAAATGAAGCTCATTTTTGTAAGAAATTAAGGAATCCCGTTACTTTTGCCTCGGTTTCAGTTCTTGGATCATCTTTGCCTCACTTTAAATCTCCAGCATTGACCCCACGATGCAGAATTTTTGTCACCAAAGCTTCGGTAGCAGTCGAAGAGAAGATTCGAACAAAGGCTGCTGTCATCAGAATTGGTACCAGGGGAAG CCCACTTGCCCTTGCTCAAGCTTATGAAACACGGGATAAACTGATAAAGTCACATCCCGAGTTAGCTGAGGACAGGGCGATTCAGAttgtgattattaaaacaacagGTGACAAAATTTTAAGTCAGCCACTAGCAGATATAGGCGGAAAGGGCTTGTTCACTAAAGAGATAGACGAGGCACTTCTTAATAGTGAAATTGATATTGCGGTACACTCGATGAAAGATGTTCCGACTTATCTTCCGGAGAAAACAGTATTACCTTGCAATCTTCCCCGGGAGGATGTCCGTGATGCTTTTATTTGCTTGACTGCAGCTTCTCTGGCCGAGCTTCCCGTGAGTAGCATTGTGGGAACTGCTTCTTTGAGAAGGAAGTCACAACTTCTCAACAGATATCCATCGCTAAAG GTACAGGAGAATTTCCGAGGCAATGTACAGACGAGGTTGAAGAAACTGAACGAGGGAGTAGTCCAAGCAACATTGCTGGCATTAGCAGGGCTGAAACGTCTAAACATGACTGAAAATGTTACTTGTGTGCTGTCTATTGAAGATATGCTTCCTGCTGTAGCTCAAGGAGCTATTGGAATTGCGTGCAGAAGTGATGATGAAAAAATG GCTACATACTTGGCGTCCTTGAACCACGAGGATACAAGGTTAGCAATTTCCTGCGAGAGGGCTTTCCTAGAGAAATTAGAGGGATCTTGTCGAACTCCAATTGCTGGATATGCCAATAGAGATGAAGATGGAAACTGCATTTTTAAAGCATTGGTCGCATCTCCTGATGGAACAAGAG TTCTTGAAACGTCTCGAAAAGGCCCATATTCTTTTGGTGATATGATAAACATGGGTGTAGACGCCGGTGAGGAACTTCTCTCACGAGCTGGTCATGGTTTCTTTGACCATTAG
- the LOC140811624 gene encoding LOW QUALITY PROTEIN: elongation factor 2-like (The sequence of the model RefSeq protein was modified relative to this genomic sequence to represent the inferred CDS: deleted 1 base in 1 codon) has protein sequence MVKFTAEELRRIMDYKHNIRNMSVIAHVDHGKSTLTDSLVAAAGIIAQEVAGDVRMTDTRADEAERGITIKSTGISLYYEMSDESLKNYKGERHGNEYLINLIDSPGHVDFSSEVTAALRITDGALVVVDCVEGVCVQTETVLRQALGERIRPVLTVNKMDRCFLELQVDGEEAYQTFQRVIENANVIMATYEDPLLGDVQVYPEKGTVAFSAGLHGWAFTLTNFAKMYASKFGVDESKMMERLWGENFFDPATKKWTSKNSGSPTCKRGFVQFCYEPIKQIINICMNDQKDKLWPMLQKLGVTMKSDEKELMGKALMKRVMQTWLPASTALLEMMIFHLPSPSKAQRYRVENLYEGPLDDTYANAIRNCDPEGPLMLYVSKMIPASDKGRFFAFGRVFSGKVSTGLKVRIMGPNYVPGEKKDLYVKSVQRTVIWMGKKQETVEDVPCGNTVAMVGLDQFITKNATLTNEKEVDAHPIKAMKFSVSPVVRVAVQCKVASDLPKLVEGLKRLAKSDPMVVCTMEESGEHIVAGAGELHLEICLKDLQDDFMGGAEIIKSDPVVSFRETVLERSCRTVMSKSPNKHNRLYMEARPLEEGLAEAIDDGRIGPRDDPKVRSKILSEEYGWDKELAKKIWCFGPETTGPNMVVDMCKGVQYLNEIKDSVVAGFQWASKEGPLADENMRGICFEVCDVVLHTDAIHRGGGQVIPTARRVIYASQLTAKPRLLEPVYLVEIQAPEQALGGIYSVLNQKRGHVFEEMQRQGTPLYNIKAYLPVVESFGFSSTLRAATSGQAFPQCVFDHWDMMASDPLEAGSQAATLVADIRKRKGLKEQITPLSEFEDRL, from the exons ATG GTGAAGTTCACAGCGGAAGAGCTCCGTAGGATTATGGACTACAAGCATAATATCCGCAACATGTCTGTTATTGCGCATGTCGATCATG GGAAGTCCACTCTCACA GATTCTCTTGTTGCTGCTGCTGGTATCATTGCTCAGGAAGTAGCTGGTGATGTTAGGATGACAGATACCCGTGCAGATGAAGCTGAACGTGGTATAACGATCAAGTCCACTGGCATTTCTCTGTACTATGAAATGTCTGATGAGTCTTTGAAGAACTATAAGGGAGAGCGACATGGCAATGAGTATCTCATCAATCTTATTGATTCTCCCGGACACGTCGATTTCTCTTCTGAAGTGACGGCTGCTCTTCGTATCACTGATGGTGCTCTTGTTGTGGTGGACTGTGTCGAAGGTGTGTGTGTCCAAACAGAAACTGTCCTACGACAAGCACTGGGAGAAAGGATTCGGCCTGTCTTGACTGTTAACAAGATGGACAGGTGTTTCTTGGAACTCCAGGTGGATGGGGAGGAGGCATACCAAACATTTCAGAGGGTCATTGAAAATGCAAATGTTATCATGGCCACTTACGAGGATCCCCTTCTTGGAGATGTTCAGGTTTACCCAGAAAAAGGTACAGTTGCTTTCTCCGCTGGGTTGCATGGCTGGGCATTTACTCTGACGAACTTTGCCAAGATGTATGCCTCAAAATTTGGTGTCGACGAGTCCAAGATGATGGAAAGGCTCTGGGGAGAGAACTTCTTCGATCCCGCTACTAAGAAGTGGACTTCCAAAAATTCTGGCTCTCCCACGTGCAAACGTGGTTTTGTTCAGTTTTGTTATGAGCCCATCAAGCAGATTATCAACATTTGCATGAATGATCAGAAGGACAAGTTGTGGCCGATGTTGCAGAAACTCGGTGTCACAATGAAATCTGATGAGAAGGAATTGATGGGGAAAGCACTGATGAAGCGTGTCATGCAAACCTGGCTCCCTGCTAGTACCGCCCTCTTGGAAATGATGATATTCCATCTGCCATCACCCTCCAAGGCTCAAAGGTACCGTGTGGAGAACTTGTACGAGGGGCCTCTGGATGATACATATGCGAATGCTATCAGAAACTGTGATCCCGAGGGACCTCTCATGCTCTATGTGTCCAAGATGATTCCAGCCTCTGACAAGGGTAGGTTCTTTGCTTTTGGTCGAGTATTCTCTGGCAAGGTGTCTACAGGTTTGAAGGTTAGAATCATGGGCCCAAACTATGTTCCTGGGGAGAAAAAGGACTTGTATGTGAAGAGTGTCCAGAGAACTGTTATTTGGATGGGAAAGAAGCAGGAGACTGTGGAAGATGTACCGTGTGGGAACACTGTGGCCATGGTCGGTCTCGATCAATTCATTACGAAAAATGCTACTCTGACAAACGAGAAGGAAGTTGATGCCCATCCTATTAAAGCCATGAAATTCTCTGTCTCACCTGTTGTGCGTGTTGCTGTCCAGTGTAAGGTTGCATCCGACCTACCTAAGCTTGTTGAAGGTTTGAAGCGTTTGGCCAAGTCCGATCCTATGGTTGTCTGTACTATGGAGGAATCTGGGGAGCACATCGTTGCTGGTGCTGGAGAACTTCATCTTGAGATATGCTTGAAAGACTTGCAGGATGATTTCATGGGTGGAGCTGAAATTATAAAATCAGATCCGGTTGTGTCTTTCCGTGAGACTGTTCTCGAGAGATCTTGCCGTACTGTGATGAGCAAATCACCTAACAAACACAATCGTTTGTACATGGAAGCTAGACCATTGGAAGAAGGACTCGCCGAGGCAATTGATGATGGCCGTATCGGTCCAAGGGATGATCCCAAGGTTCGTTCGAAAATCTTGTCGGAAGAGTATGGTTGGGATAAGGAGCTGGCAAAGAAGATTTGGTGCTTTGGTCCTGAAACCACGGGTCCAAATATGGTGGTTGATATGTGTAAAGGAGTTCAGTACTTGAATGAAATAAAGGATTCGGTTGTTGCTGGGTTCCAGTGGGCTTCGAAGGAAGGGCCACTGGCTGATGAAAACATGAGAGGCATTTGCTTTGAGGTCTGCGATGTTGTTCTTCATACCGATGCCATACATAGAGGTGGTGGTCAAGTCATTCCAACAGCAAGGAGGGTTATTTATGCATCACAACTAACTGCCAAGCCTCGTCTTTTGGAACCCGTGTACCTGGTGGAGATCCAAGCTCCGGAGCAAGCTCTAGGTGGAATTTACAGTGTCTTGAATCAGAAACGTGGGCACGTCTTTGAAGAAATGCAGAGACAGGGTACTCCTCTTTACAACATCAAGGCATACCTACCTGTTGTCGAGTCATTTGGTTTCTCAAGTACCTTGAGGGCTGCGACCTCTGGTCAGGCATTCCCCCAGTGTGTGTTTGATCACTGGGACATGATGGCCTCTGATCCTTTAGAGGCGGGATCTCAGGCAGCCACTCTGGTAGCAGACATCCGAAAGAGGAAAGGTTTGAAGGAGCAGATCACGCCCCTCTCTGAATTTGAGGATAGGCTATAA